The Erigeron canadensis isolate Cc75 chromosome 4, C_canadensis_v1, whole genome shotgun sequence genome window below encodes:
- the LOC122595322 gene encoding uncharacterized protein LOC122595322, producing the protein MSDDEQLPVKIIPEFGSSDFSSSLSFGGFEFLASVALATLEKDNASTFSTRRFIWSDQYTAHEKLMAMYFVDDPMFDDEVFRMRYCMSKRLFLKIIEDITASFSWFRDSVNVVGTRGFSSIQSARARYDNLADHYDEGLSFSTRTARECLDNFCIAIKHLYGEEYLPSPASHDVARLYEAHEARHHFLGMINMLKQSPLFIPEANGKSLEYGVYYKRSPLQYTIVGYYLGDGIYPYWSYFVKVYAYLVAH; encoded by the coding sequence ATGTCTGACGACGAACAACTACCCGTAAAAATAATCCCTGAATTCGGAAGTTCCGATTTCTCGTCGTCGTTGTCTTTTGGCGGCTTCGAGTTCTTGGCTTCTGTTGCTCTTGCAACTTTAGAAAAAGACAATGCATCAACTTTTTCGACTAGAAGATTTATTTGGAGCGATCAGTACACGGCTCATGAGAAATTGATGGCCATGTACTTTGTAGATGATCCAATGTTTGATGATGAGGTTTTCCGTATGAGATATTGCATGTCGAAGCGGTTGTTTCTAAAAATCATAGAAGACATCACTGCATCATTTTCATGGTTTCGGGATTCAGTGAATGTGGTGGGTACTAGAGGGTTCTCGTCAATTCAAAGTGCACGTGCGCGCTACGACAACCTCGCCGATCACTATGATGAGGGGTTGTCGTTTTCTACTAGAACTGCACGTGAGTGTCTAGACAACTTTTGCATCGCCATAAAGCATCTTTATGGTGAAGAGTATTTGCCTTCTCCGGCTAGCCATGATGTTGCGCGTTTATATGAGGCGCATGAAGCTAGACATCATTTTCTAGGCATGATCAATATGTTGAAACAATCGCCATTATTTATTCCTGAAGCGAATGGGAAGTCTCTTGAGTACGGGGTTTACTATAAACGGTCGCCGTTACAGTATACGATAGTAGGATACTATCTAGGGGATGGTATTTACCCATATTGGTCTTATTTTGTGAAAGTGTATGCATACCTGGTCGCTCATTAA
- the LOC122595328 gene encoding uncharacterized protein LOC122595328 — MDPLSLSSSSSDEIYSASEFSILLPFPNLSTGSSLPFLQSVLDAVEDATASSTKTRAYIERFRERAHETLIRDYFVENPKFGPICVVIELYGDEYLRRPTNHDVARLYEAHERRHKIPGMLGSLDCTQFVWRNCPKALKGQYKRGDHQYLTVTLEAIASQDLWIWHAFFGPPGSLNDINILNQSTLWATHVKEMAYPTETNDKKFKKYQESARRM; from the exons atggaTCCATTATCTTTATCATCATCGTCGTCCGATGAGATTTATTCGGCTTCGGAATTTTCAATTCTTTTGCCGTTTCCTAATTTATCCACGGGTAGTAGCCTACCTTTTTTGCAAAGTGTTCTTGACGCGGTTGAAGACGCCACAGCAAGCTCCACCAAAACCCGCGCCTACATCGAGCGGTTTCGGGAACGAGCTCACGAAACGCTTATACGTGACTACTTTGTTGAAAACCCAAAGTTTGGCCCGATTTG CGTGGTCATCGAGTTATATGGTGACGAGTACTTACGTAGGCCAACTAATCATGATGTTGCACGGTTGTACGAAGCGCATGAACGGAGACACAAGATTCCAGGAATGCTAGGAAGTCTTGATTGTACGCAATTTGTTTGGAGAAATTGTCCTAAAGCGTTGAAGGGACAATACAAGAGAGGTGATCATCAATACCTCACGGTTACACTTGAAGCCATTGCTTCACAagacttgtggatttggcatgcttttttTGGTCCTCCAGGGTCGCTCAACGATATCAATATTTTGAATCAATCGACATT GTGGGCGACTCATGTCAAGGAAATGGCATATCCAACCGAAACAAATGACaagaagttcaagaaatatcaaGAATCGGCAAGAAGGATGTAG